A region of Anolis sagrei isolate rAnoSag1 chromosome 2, rAnoSag1.mat, whole genome shotgun sequence DNA encodes the following proteins:
- the LOC132766055 gene encoding zinc finger protein 345-like — translation MERPNSSGLQVQNNGTEVQTDVSALSGTTQHLQQKEIKQEADEAAALEGAEMMMLANPQWFIPLCDGVEVNQVQINCIEVHPDLSESEQSPSDTTQSLQQKELKQEEDEAEALEGAGIMWPNPQWFPPLCDEMELNEGPIAFEDVAVHFSLEEWALLSPDEKILHVQIMEEIHGMVDFLGDNWKKSNVYTKQSKHFEHSGGFPRHQQTHSEDGGSARERLYKCSVCGQHFIQNIALMLHKTLNAGKSHLKVSPKYVTNYKLPHLSQEEIFEGTEDFIIQECGESFLQSSHLVEHESFHTGEKPHQCQVCGKYFAHSSTLVRHKRLHTGEKPYHCQECGKCFTQSSILVRHKRLHTGEKPYQCEQCGKCFTYSSDLVSHKKLHTGEKPYQCQECGKCFTYNSDLVNHKRLHTGEKPYLCQECGKCFTYSSDLVRHKRLHTGEKPYQCQECGKCFVEKSALVRHERLHTGEKPYQCRDCGKCFTQSSILVRHKRLHTGEKPYQCQECGKCFTSSSDLVSHKRLHTGEKPYQCQECGKCFASCSAFVNHKRVHTGERPYQCQECGKCFTDSSDLVSHEKLHTAEKPYQCQECGKGFASRSAFVSHKRLHTGEKPYQCQECGKCFTSSSGLVRHKRLHTGEKPYQCLECGKCFTQSSSLTSHKRLHTGEYA, via the exons atggagagacccaactcaTCTGGACTTCAG GTCCAAAATAACGGTACCGAAGTCCAGACTGATGTCTCTGCATTATCAGGCACCACCCAGCACCTCCAGCAGAAGGAGATCAAGCAGGAAGCAGATGAAGCTGCAGCCTTGGAGG GTGCTGAAATGATGATGTTGGCAAATCCGCAGTGGTTTATTCCcctttgtgatggagtggaagtgaatcag GTccaaattaactgcattgaagtcCACCCTGATCTCTCTGAATCAGAGCAATCTCCATCAGACACCACCCAGAGTCTTCAGCAGAAGGAACTCAAGCAGGAAGAAGATGAAGCTGAAGCCTTGGAAG GGGCTGGAATTATGTGGCCAAATCCACAGTGGTTTCCTCCCCTTTGTGATGAAATGGAACTGAATGAG ggcccaatcgcctttgaggacgtggctgtccatttctctttggaggagtgggctctcctgaGTCCTGATGAGAAAATCTTGCACGTGCAGATCATGGAAGAGATTCATGGGATGGTGGACTTTCTTG GAGATAACTGGAAGAAGAGCAATGTATACACCAAACAGAGTAAGCATTTTGAGCACAGTGGGGGCTTTCCTAGACACCAGCAAACCCACAGTGAAGACGGAGGTTCTGCCAGAGAAAGGCTATACAAATGCAGTGTATGTGGCCAACATTTTATCCAAAATATAGCACTTATGCTTCACAAGACACTCAATGCTGGGAAAAGCCATCTTAAGGTATCACCAAAATATGTTACTAATTACAAATTGCCACATCTGAGCCAAGAAGAAATCTTTGAAGGAACTGAGGATTTCATAATCCAGGAGTGTGGGGAATCTTTTCTCCAGAGTTCACACTTGGTAGAACATGAGTcattccacacaggagagaagccacaccaATGCCAGGTGTGTGGAAAATATTTTGCTCACAGTTCAACCTTGGtaaggcacaaaagactccacacaggagaaaagccataccactgccaagagtgtgggaaatgttttactcagagttcaatattggtgaggcacaaaagacttcacacaggagagaagccataccaatgtgagcaatgtgggaaatgttttacttatagttcagacttggtgagccacaaaaaactccacacaggagagaagccataccaatgccaggagtgtgggaaatgttttacttaCAATTCAGACTTAGTgaaccacaaaagactccacacaggagagaagccatacctatgccaggagtgtgggaaatgttttacttacagttcagacttggtaaggcacaaaagactccacacaggagagaagccataccaatgccaggagtgtgggaaatgctttgttGAGAAATCAGCCTTGGTGAGGCAcgaaagactccacacaggagagaagccataccaatgccgggattgtgggaaatgtttcactcagagttcaatattggtgaggcacaaaagacttcacacaggagagaagccataccaatgccaggagtgtggaaaatgttttacttccagttcagacttggtgagccacaaaagactccacacaggagaaaagccataccaatgccaggagtgtggaaaatgttttgcttcctGTTCAGCTTTTGTGAACcataaaagagtccacacaggagagagaccataccaatgccaggagtgtgggaaatgttttactgacagttcagacttggtgagccACGAAAAACTACACACAGCAgaaaagccataccaatgccaggagtgtgggaaaggttTTGCTTCCCGTTCAGCCtttgtgagccacaaaagactccacacaggagagaaaccatatcaatgccaggagtgtgggaaatgtttcactTCCAGTTCaggcttggtgaggcacaaaagactccacacaggagagaagccataccaatgcctggagtgtgggaaatgttttactcagagtTCAAGCTTGacgagccacaaaagactccacacaggagagtaCGCATAA